The genomic interval ataaaaaagaggacaattaggaaactggaccttgaaataaaaaaacttgagagggaggtgagatatgccttcaatgtacactgtatgctaactgtaacacaaatgtattaatcattatttttctttcctcccccagctccaagaagatgacacagctcaaaataaaaattaggtatattctcgtaaagtcaagtgagccatgacatatgagctcttattgtgagcacacaggacggtggcatctttctaaggttttttttattttcccagcaatcagtacaaccaagtcatcgttataaggcatcgccctcttttgcccacccccccagcaccaggtgtggccactagcctatatgaaggcccaaaattgtgtgttcctttctgctctgacaatggcatgcccattcgtgcgagatgtggtggatgaagaagcacttgtgctgaggagagccttcaggcgagaaagggtcttcagggaccggttggacccactggccttccctgatgaccatctatatgaaagatacaggttttctgcagatggcatcaggtatctatgcagactactgggtcccaggattaagcaccgcactgcacggagccatgcactgagtgtggagcaaatggtttgtgtggccttgcgcttttttgctagtggagccttcctgtactcagtgggggatgcagaacagctgaacaaggccacaatttgccgcacaataaggagtgtgtgtctggctatcaaagcattagcagatgtcttcatctccttccctggccacagaagactctgtgacatcaaagaggagttctataggattgcaggtaagaggatctacaaattacaggacaactgttaacacatagtaggatactcattactttgcgtgacaggtttccccaatgtcattggtgcagtggactgcacacacataaggataaaagccccctcaggtgcccatgaggccgattttgtgaataggaaatcctttcacagcattaatgttcaggtgaacataactttttgatattgtccattgacgaacactctgcattgccagtgatgtgcattgattggtgtaatattcctcatcttatgatttcagatggtctgcaatgctgactgtgtgatcagcaatgttgtggcaaaatggcctggctcagtccatgactccagaatctttcgggcctctgaaatctatcagtgcctatcacaaggtaagccacacaacccctattta from Salvelinus alpinus chromosome 2, SLU_Salpinus.1, whole genome shotgun sequence carries:
- the LOC139568020 gene encoding putative nuclease HARBI1 isoform X1, yielding MKAQNCVFLSALTMACPFVRDVVDEEALVLRRAFRRERVFRDRLDPLAFPDDHLYERYRFSADGIRYLCRLLGPRIKHRTARSHALSVEQMVCVALRFFASGAFLYSVGDAEQLNKATICRTIRSVCLAIKALADVFISFPGHRRLCDIKEEFYRIAGFPNVIGAVDCTHIRIKAPSGAHEADFVNRKSFHSINVQMVCNADCVISNVVAKWPGSVHDSRIFRASEIYQCLSQGEFSGVLLGDRGYGCQPFLLTPFTDPQEAQQAYNHAHARTRARVEMTFGLLKARFHCLHKLRVSPVRACDITVACAVLHNVACLRKERAPRVPPAMDWDNPAIFPDDDSGRLLRDQYVLNYFS